A window of the Gemmatirosa kalamazoonensis genome harbors these coding sequences:
- a CDS encoding glycoside hydrolase family 3 protein: MSTTAELLVVALRADAGGRLTAAREQALAAIAHGVGGFVLFGGDQDAVRAFTKEVQQRSRTPLLIGADLERGAGQQFTGAAGLPPLAALAWLGDAEALRRASRLTAREARTMGVNWDLAPVVDLELADDAAVVGTRSLGADPAVVGRMAAEWITACQAEGVLACAKHFPGLGRAPLDADGQAPVVRADRDAMHATDLVPFRAAIDAGVASMMTAHAAYPALDPSGMPAMFSRELLQWLLRQQMRYDNLVVAHLPTAVRGTPGGDEGEAAVRALAAGCDVLLAPNDVPAVIAALERALAERRLDPERTRQSVRRRLKWAQWAAPPNDWRRPTASDAAWGAQLCDRVVHLVRGAPPALPQVVEVLYVDCGAEASAYDGFVDTLRTAGHEVRPVDEPSPADAGAPLVVALFPGDDAEHGDADAQADVASRVAAVCASASQAGRLPIVALFAHPSLASAVPDEVPLLCAWTGDVAMQRAAARWLAARRG; this comes from the coding sequence GTGAGCACCACTGCGGAGCTGCTCGTCGTCGCGCTGCGCGCCGACGCCGGCGGTCGACTCACGGCCGCGCGCGAGCAGGCCCTCGCCGCGATCGCGCACGGCGTCGGCGGCTTCGTGCTGTTCGGCGGCGACCAGGACGCGGTGCGCGCGTTCACGAAGGAGGTGCAACAGCGCTCGCGCACGCCGCTGCTCATCGGCGCGGACCTCGAGCGCGGGGCGGGGCAGCAGTTCACCGGCGCCGCCGGCCTGCCGCCGCTCGCCGCGCTCGCGTGGCTCGGCGACGCGGAGGCGCTGCGCCGCGCGTCGCGTCTCACCGCGCGCGAGGCGCGCACGATGGGCGTGAACTGGGACCTCGCCCCCGTCGTGGATCTCGAGCTGGCCGACGACGCGGCCGTCGTCGGCACGCGATCGTTAGGCGCCGATCCCGCGGTCGTCGGGCGCATGGCGGCGGAGTGGATCACCGCGTGTCAGGCCGAGGGCGTGCTCGCCTGCGCGAAGCACTTCCCGGGGCTCGGCCGCGCGCCGCTCGACGCCGACGGCCAGGCGCCCGTGGTGCGCGCCGACCGCGACGCGATGCACGCGACCGACCTCGTGCCGTTCCGCGCGGCGATCGACGCCGGCGTCGCGTCGATGATGACCGCGCACGCGGCCTATCCCGCGCTCGACCCGAGCGGCATGCCGGCGATGTTCTCGCGCGAGCTGCTGCAGTGGCTCCTGCGCCAGCAGATGCGCTACGACAACCTCGTCGTCGCCCATCTACCCACCGCGGTGCGCGGCACGCCCGGCGGCGACGAGGGTGAGGCGGCGGTGCGCGCGCTCGCCGCGGGCTGCGACGTGCTGCTCGCGCCCAACGACGTGCCCGCGGTGATCGCCGCGCTCGAGCGCGCGCTCGCCGAGCGGCGGCTGGATCCCGAGCGCACGCGGCAGAGCGTCAGGCGGCGTCTGAAGTGGGCGCAGTGGGCCGCGCCGCCTAACGACTGGCGCCGCCCGACGGCGTCCGACGCCGCGTGGGGCGCGCAACTGTGCGACCGCGTGGTGCATCTCGTGCGCGGCGCGCCGCCCGCGCTGCCGCAGGTGGTCGAGGTGCTCTACGTCGACTGCGGCGCCGAGGCGAGCGCGTACGACGGGTTCGTCGACACGCTGCGCACCGCGGGACACGAGGTGCGCCCGGTCGACGAGCCGTCGCCGGCCGATGCGGGAGCCCCGCTCGTCGTCGCGCTGTTCCCGGGCGACGACGCGGAGCACGGCGACGCCGACGCGCAGGCCGACGTCGCGTCGCGCGTCGCCGCGGTGTGCGCGAGCGCGTCGCAGGCCGGGCGCCTGCCGATCGTCGCGCTGTTCGCGCATCCGAGCCTCGCGTCGGCCGTGCCGGACGAGGTGCCGCTGCTGTGCGCGTGGACGGGCGACGTCGCCATGCAGCGCGCCGCGGCGCGCTGGCTCGCCGCGCGGCGCGGCTGA
- a CDS encoding PP2C family protein-serine/threonine phosphatase, with the protein MGVILSPDTSEMAAATGVVVRVFARTDVGRTREHNEDAFLVADLRAEEALRFDDGEAPARPQEVLTGNPGMLFIVADGLGGAAAGEVASHMAVQTVFDTLRNRLAGPAADPARFATALRDATLAANEAIHLHAQRNRELHGMGTTITAAALLGDTLFLAQVGDSRAYIIRDGAAQQITKDQSLMQKLVEAGEITPEQAELSARRNIILQALGPETSVKIDLTHQLLRRGDLLVLCSDGLFGQVRAEELAQIAATAPDLDALCRDLIDRANDRGGPDNITVVAARFDGAALTPPSTGDAVGHQAFLLAGQTEERRTPSESVPVTATLPPR; encoded by the coding sequence GTGGGCGTGATCTTGTCGCCCGACACCTCCGAGATGGCCGCCGCGACGGGAGTGGTGGTGCGCGTCTTCGCGCGCACCGACGTCGGGCGGACCCGGGAGCACAACGAGGACGCGTTCCTCGTCGCCGATCTGCGCGCCGAGGAGGCACTGCGGTTCGACGACGGCGAGGCGCCGGCCCGGCCGCAGGAGGTGCTGACCGGCAACCCGGGGATGTTGTTTATCGTCGCCGACGGGCTCGGCGGCGCCGCCGCCGGCGAGGTGGCGAGCCACATGGCGGTGCAGACCGTCTTCGACACGCTGCGCAACCGCCTCGCCGGCCCGGCGGCCGACCCGGCGCGCTTCGCCACCGCGCTCCGCGATGCGACGCTGGCGGCGAACGAGGCGATCCACCTGCACGCGCAGCGGAACCGCGAGCTGCACGGCATGGGGACGACGATCACCGCCGCGGCCCTCCTCGGCGATACGCTGTTCCTCGCGCAGGTCGGCGACAGCCGCGCGTACATCATCCGCGACGGCGCGGCGCAGCAGATCACGAAGGACCAGTCGCTGATGCAGAAGCTCGTCGAGGCCGGGGAGATCACCCCCGAGCAGGCGGAGCTGAGCGCGCGCCGCAACATCATCCTGCAGGCGCTCGGCCCCGAGACGAGCGTGAAGATCGACCTCACGCACCAGCTGCTGCGGCGCGGCGACCTGCTCGTGCTGTGCAGCGACGGGTTGTTCGGGCAGGTCCGCGCCGAGGAGCTGGCGCAGATCGCGGCGACGGCGCCCGATCTCGATGCGCTGTGCCGCGACCTGATCGACCGCGCGAACGACCGCGGGGGCCCGGACAACATCACCGTCGTCGCGGCGCGGTTCGACGGCGCGGCGCTCACGCCGCCGTCGACCGGCGACGCCGTCGGCCACCAGGCGTTCCTGCTCGCGGGCCAGACGGAGGAGCGGCGCACGCCGTCCGAGTCGGTGCCCGTGACCGCGACGCTGCCCCCGCGGTGA
- a CDS encoding N-acetylmuramoyl-L-alanine amidase family protein — protein sequence MTTRPAARPARVAIAPVLASLLASAFGCARARPTPTPAPTPAEAPERVGLPPVPRVNGALNIRVVSPGENQALGRLDSTFVFGQVGSGDATLRINGETVPVAPNGAFLAFVPVPPASAPRYELVAVRGADTARRTIPVRVAPRRPLGATGSLAVDEESMGPAETLSLRGDEPVRVTLRAPRNATVWIAADSARIPLVDWSAARGVAPGDDAATTWVTEVPARVLAAARSARLVAARGRDTVRLRPLRVTLADRPGTGPDSTLARDFVMLGRPDAAADTDRVIIGRPVPGGFYKWFFIPGTIVERTGVQGEFTRVRLDSRLEVWVPNADVVALPAGAAPARRVVGNVRLAPSAGWVDVTFGTGDRPPYEIVERGTDVDLLLYGTQLTPEILPMIGNDTLVRQIVWTQDATDRARVTLRLSRAPYGYQVLWDAAGGSFTLRLRRTPTIDPRAPLRGLTVVVDPGHPPGGATGGTGLTEPAAVLPVGFLVRDMLQQRGAKVVMTRTTADPVALGDRAVIARRANADVFVSIHLNAFGEGTNPFANYGTSTLFYHQHSEPLARYVERELVKRFRIPDLGVHYQNLAVARPTWYPAVLTEGLFLMFPEQENAMRTPEGRELYARGIVAGLESYFRDLAGPR from the coding sequence ATGACGACCCGCCCTGCGGCCCGTCCTGCGCGCGTCGCGATCGCGCCCGTCCTCGCCAGCCTGCTCGCCAGCGCGTTCGGCTGCGCCCGCGCCCGTCCGACGCCCACGCCGGCGCCGACGCCCGCCGAGGCTCCCGAGCGCGTCGGGCTGCCACCGGTGCCGCGCGTGAACGGCGCCCTGAACATCCGTGTCGTCTCCCCCGGCGAGAACCAGGCGCTCGGCCGGCTCGACTCGACGTTCGTGTTCGGCCAGGTGGGAAGCGGCGACGCGACCCTGCGGATCAACGGCGAGACGGTCCCCGTGGCCCCGAACGGGGCGTTCCTCGCGTTCGTGCCGGTGCCCCCGGCGTCCGCGCCGCGCTACGAGCTGGTCGCGGTCCGCGGTGCGGACACGGCACGCCGGACGATCCCGGTGCGGGTGGCGCCGCGGCGTCCGCTCGGCGCCACCGGCTCGCTGGCCGTCGACGAGGAGAGCATGGGGCCGGCCGAGACCCTGTCGCTCCGCGGCGACGAGCCCGTGCGCGTGACGCTCCGCGCGCCGCGCAACGCCACCGTCTGGATCGCCGCCGACTCGGCGCGCATCCCGCTCGTCGACTGGTCGGCGGCGCGCGGCGTGGCCCCGGGCGACGATGCGGCGACCACCTGGGTGACCGAGGTGCCGGCACGGGTGCTCGCCGCCGCGCGCTCGGCCCGCCTCGTCGCCGCGCGCGGACGCGACACCGTCCGCCTGCGGCCGCTGCGCGTCACGCTCGCCGACCGCCCCGGCACGGGGCCCGACTCGACGCTCGCGCGCGACTTCGTGATGCTCGGCCGCCCCGACGCCGCGGCCGACACCGATCGCGTGATCATCGGCCGGCCGGTGCCGGGGGGCTTCTACAAGTGGTTCTTCATCCCCGGCACGATCGTCGAGCGCACCGGCGTGCAGGGCGAGTTCACGCGCGTACGCCTCGACTCGCGGCTGGAGGTCTGGGTGCCTAACGCCGACGTCGTCGCGCTGCCGGCCGGCGCCGCGCCGGCGCGCCGCGTCGTGGGCAACGTGCGCCTCGCGCCATCCGCCGGGTGGGTCGACGTCACGTTCGGCACCGGCGACCGGCCCCCGTACGAGATCGTCGAGCGCGGCACCGACGTGGACCTGCTGCTCTACGGTACGCAGCTCACGCCCGAGATCCTGCCGATGATCGGCAACGACACGCTCGTGCGGCAGATCGTGTGGACGCAGGACGCGACCGACCGCGCGCGCGTGACGCTACGGTTGTCGCGCGCGCCGTACGGCTATCAGGTGCTGTGGGACGCGGCGGGTGGATCGTTCACGCTGCGGCTGCGGCGCACGCCGACGATCGACCCGCGCGCGCCGCTGCGTGGTCTCACCGTCGTCGTGGACCCGGGCCACCCGCCCGGCGGCGCGACGGGCGGCACGGGGCTCACCGAGCCGGCCGCCGTGCTCCCGGTGGGCTTCCTCGTACGCGACATGCTCCAGCAGCGTGGCGCGAAGGTCGTCATGACGCGGACGACCGCGGACCCCGTGGCATTGGGCGACCGCGCCGTCATCGCGCGCCGCGCGAACGCCGACGTGTTCGTGTCCATCCATCTCAACGCGTTCGGCGAGGGCACCAACCCGTTCGCGAACTACGGCACGAGCACGCTGTTCTACCACCAGCACTCGGAGCCGCTCGCACGGTACGTCGAGCGCGAGCTCGTGAAGCGCTTCCGCATTCCCGACCTCGGCGTGCACTACCAGAACCTCGCCGTGGCGCGCCCGACGTGGTATCCGGCGGTGCTCACCGAGGGGCTGTTCCTCATGTTCCCGGAGCAGGAGAACGCGATGCGCACGCCGGAAGGGCGCGAGCTCTACGCGCGCGGCATCGTCGCCGGTCTGGAATCGTATTTCCGTGACCTGGCCGGTCCGCGCTGA
- a CDS encoding PD40 domain-containing protein, with protein MTWPVRADTVSVERGAGSVEHRGRVRSTLRALRSLAVLGCLTARAALAQGVDPRGDWRTLATPHFRVHFPTTLDDQGRQAAAAAERAWGLLASELAPPRGPVDLVLTDNVDFSNGYAQRVPTNRIVIYAQPPIDASSLRAFYGDWLPIVITHELTHVFHLDRTRGVWRLAQGIFGRNPALFPNSYGPSWLTEGLAVYFESRLTGAGRIVGSQHRLIARAAAADAEIPRLDQLSLAGSVFPLGDRAYAYGSLVVDYIARHGGPQKVGDFVDRQSAQLIPWRLDHAARAAFGLSFTDAWRAWRDSVVRDVGARRDTSAWRELTRSGWFVESPRWADARTLLYGANDGRSVPALERVDVAGDRRRLGRRNSLSPNVPLPGGRVLFAQTDFTDRFEVRSDLWVQDASVGDPGFGAASRGQRRLTRGARLTSPDARADGSIVAVQSAAGLTWLVRVSPDGRTIVPLTRASADTQWTEPRWSPDGRIVAAVQLVRGGHSAVVVLDTTGRALVDAVRDRAVNGAPSWSPDGRRLYWSSDRTGAPQIYAADVRDLARVGPARRLSGVTTGLGDPAPSPDGRVLGALLFHVDGYHVAVTDEARLDAVATDGDATYYTAASRLAAEAERTTGATTRYRPWRSLLPRYWTPISGPSDGGSVTLGAATSGVDVLGRHSYAAQATMNLDTRDLEGGVAYRYARLAQPLVDLSASQSWVYDSTLVRASGVLDTVPLFRRSRTAALTLTFTRPRVRTGASLSVGALYEQRGYTSTFAPLVPRADSILGRSFPALFVSAGWSNTRRPVRSISPEDGVSLSGSVQQRWQEGRLGPWSRRATGVGRLFKSLDLPGFAHHVLALRAAGGATDARTATELTAGGVSGSSAEVLPGLTIGDPSRTFGVRGFAGGAQQGVRAAAGSVEYRAPLALPARGARLLPVFADRLFVTAFADAGSAWCPTSVSRTAQPLCLATASGAPSRRSPTSPTWMASVGAELGLDAALSYDVPYRFRLGVAAPVAQRDLAPSAVRVYFTLGLAF; from the coding sequence GTGACCTGGCCGGTCCGCGCTGACACGGTGAGCGTGGAGCGTGGAGCGGGGAGCGTGGAGCACCGAGGGCGTGTTCGCTCCACACTCCGCGCTCTACGCTCGCTCGCCGTGCTGGGATGCCTAACGGCACGCGCGGCGCTCGCGCAGGGAGTCGACCCCCGGGGTGACTGGCGGACGCTCGCCACGCCGCACTTCCGCGTGCACTTCCCGACGACGCTCGACGACCAGGGGCGGCAGGCCGCCGCCGCGGCGGAGCGGGCGTGGGGGCTGCTCGCGAGCGAGCTCGCGCCGCCGCGGGGGCCGGTCGACCTCGTGCTCACCGACAACGTCGACTTCTCGAACGGCTACGCGCAGCGCGTGCCGACGAACCGCATCGTCATTTACGCGCAGCCGCCGATCGACGCGTCGTCGCTGCGCGCGTTCTACGGCGACTGGCTGCCGATCGTCATCACCCACGAGCTGACGCACGTCTTCCATCTCGACCGCACGCGCGGCGTGTGGCGACTGGCGCAGGGGATCTTCGGCCGCAACCCGGCGCTGTTCCCCAACTCGTACGGGCCGTCGTGGCTCACCGAGGGGCTCGCGGTCTACTTCGAGTCGCGGCTCACCGGCGCCGGACGCATCGTCGGCTCGCAGCACCGTCTCATCGCGCGCGCGGCTGCCGCCGACGCCGAGATCCCGCGCCTCGATCAGCTCAGTCTCGCCGGCTCGGTGTTCCCGTTGGGCGATCGCGCGTACGCGTACGGATCGCTCGTCGTCGACTACATCGCGCGGCACGGCGGCCCGCAGAAGGTCGGCGATTTCGTCGACCGGCAGAGCGCGCAGCTGATCCCGTGGCGGCTCGACCACGCCGCGCGCGCCGCGTTCGGGCTCTCGTTCACCGACGCGTGGCGCGCGTGGCGCGACTCGGTCGTGCGCGACGTCGGTGCGCGGCGCGACACGAGCGCGTGGCGCGAGCTCACGCGCTCCGGCTGGTTCGTGGAGTCGCCGCGCTGGGCCGACGCGCGCACGCTGCTCTACGGCGCGAACGATGGCCGCTCGGTGCCGGCGCTGGAGCGCGTGGACGTCGCCGGCGACCGGCGGCGTCTCGGGCGGCGCAACTCGCTCTCGCCGAACGTGCCGTTGCCCGGCGGCCGCGTGCTGTTCGCGCAGACCGACTTCACCGACCGCTTCGAAGTGCGCAGCGACCTCTGGGTGCAGGACGCGTCGGTCGGCGACCCGGGATTCGGCGCGGCGTCGCGCGGGCAGCGGCGCCTCACGCGCGGCGCGCGCCTGACGAGCCCCGACGCGCGCGCCGACGGCTCCATCGTCGCCGTGCAGTCGGCGGCGGGGCTCACGTGGCTCGTGCGGGTGTCGCCGGACGGCCGCACGATCGTCCCGCTCACGCGCGCATCGGCGGACACGCAGTGGACGGAGCCGCGCTGGTCGCCCGACGGCAGGATCGTCGCCGCCGTGCAGCTCGTGCGCGGCGGGCATTCCGCGGTCGTCGTGCTCGACACCACCGGGCGCGCGCTCGTCGACGCCGTGCGCGACCGCGCGGTGAACGGCGCGCCGAGCTGGTCGCCCGACGGCAGGCGGCTCTACTGGTCGTCCGACCGTACGGGTGCGCCGCAGATCTACGCCGCCGACGTGCGCGACCTCGCACGCGTCGGCCCCGCGCGGCGCTTGAGCGGCGTGACGACCGGACTCGGCGACCCCGCGCCGTCGCCCGACGGTCGCGTGCTCGGTGCGCTGCTGTTCCACGTCGACGGGTACCACGTCGCGGTCACCGACGAGGCGCGGCTCGACGCCGTCGCGACGGACGGCGACGCGACGTACTACACGGCCGCGTCGCGGCTGGCCGCGGAGGCGGAGCGCACGACGGGTGCGACGACCCGCTACCGACCGTGGCGCTCGCTGCTGCCGCGCTACTGGACGCCGATCTCGGGCCCCTCCGACGGTGGCAGCGTCACGCTCGGCGCGGCGACGAGCGGCGTCGACGTGCTCGGACGGCACTCGTACGCCGCGCAGGCGACGATGAACCTCGACACGCGCGACCTCGAGGGCGGCGTCGCGTATCGCTACGCGCGGCTCGCGCAGCCGCTCGTCGATCTCAGCGCGAGCCAGTCGTGGGTGTACGACAGCACGCTGGTGCGCGCGAGCGGAGTGCTCGACACGGTGCCGCTGTTTCGCCGGTCGCGCACCGCGGCGCTCACGCTCACGTTCACGCGGCCGCGCGTGCGCACCGGCGCGTCGCTGTCGGTCGGCGCGCTGTACGAGCAGCGGGGCTACACGTCGACGTTCGCGCCGCTCGTGCCGCGCGCCGACTCGATACTCGGCCGCTCGTTCCCGGCGCTGTTCGTGTCGGCGGGATGGTCGAACACGCGCCGTCCGGTGCGCAGCATCTCGCCGGAGGACGGCGTGTCGCTCTCCGGGTCCGTGCAGCAGCGGTGGCAGGAGGGGCGGCTCGGACCGTGGTCGCGCCGCGCGACCGGCGTCGGCCGGCTGTTCAAGTCGCTCGACCTCCCGGGGTTCGCGCACCACGTGCTGGCGCTGCGCGCCGCCGGCGGCGCGACCGACGCGCGCACCGCGACCGAGCTCACGGCGGGCGGCGTGAGCGGCAGCTCGGCGGAGGTGCTGCCGGGGCTCACGATCGGCGACCCGTCGCGCACGTTCGGCGTGCGCGGGTTCGCGGGCGGCGCGCAGCAGGGCGTGCGCGCGGCGGCCGGCTCGGTGGAGTACCGCGCGCCGCTCGCGCTGCCGGCGCGCGGCGCGCGCCTGCTGCCGGTGTTCGCCGACCGGCTGTTCGTCACCGCGTTCGCCGACGCGGGGAGCGCGTGGTGTCCGACGTCGGTGAGCCGCACGGCCCAGCCGCTGTGCCTGGCGACGGCGTCGGGCGCGCCGTCGCGCCGCTCGCCGACGTCGCCGACGTGGATGGCGTCGGTCGGCGCGGAGCTCGGCCTCGACGCGGCGCTCTCGTACGACGTGCCGTACCGCTTCCGACTCGGCGTCGCGGCACCGGTGGCGCAGCGCGACCTCGCGCCGTCGGCGGTGCGGGTGTACTTCACGTTAGGCCTGGCATTCTGA
- a CDS encoding gamma carbonic anhydrase family protein → MPIDPTAFIHPLAFVCGDVTLGAHASVWPFAVIRADSDRIVVGADTNVQDGAVLHTDPGLVCSLGARVVVGHRAVVHGATVEDDVLVGMGAIVLNRAVIGAGSIVAAGAVVTEGTTIPPNSLVVGAPGRVVRSTTDAHRAGIRRGVASYLALQRRHAAGELPRHVGETATGA, encoded by the coding sequence ATGCCCATCGATCCGACCGCGTTCATCCATCCCCTCGCGTTCGTGTGCGGCGACGTGACGTTGGGCGCGCACGCCAGCGTGTGGCCGTTCGCCGTGATCCGCGCCGACAGCGACCGGATCGTCGTCGGCGCCGACACCAACGTGCAGGACGGCGCGGTGCTGCACACCGATCCGGGGCTCGTCTGCTCGCTCGGCGCGCGCGTGGTGGTGGGGCACCGCGCGGTCGTGCACGGCGCGACGGTGGAGGACGACGTGCTCGTGGGCATGGGCGCGATCGTGCTGAACCGCGCGGTGATCGGCGCGGGCTCCATCGTCGCCGCGGGCGCGGTGGTGACGGAGGGCACGACGATCCCGCCGAACTCGCTCGTCGTCGGCGCGCCGGGGCGCGTCGTGCGGTCGACGACGGACGCGCACCGGGCGGGCATCCGCCGGGGCGTGGCGTCGTATCTCGCGCTGCAGCGGCGGCACGCCGCGGGCGAGTTGCCGCGCCACGTCGGCGAGACCGCGACGGGCGCCTAA
- a CDS encoding vitamin B12-dependent ribonucleotide reductase: protein MPLSTTPPAIPAQLSQNARTVLAKRYLVKDAAGKPTETPEDMFWRVATVVAEADRRYGASDAQVQALAEEFYALMTQRRFVPNSPTLMNAGRPLGQLSACFVLPVDDALSNGQNGIYDTLRSMALIHQSGGGTGFSFSRLRQKGSMVRSTTGVASGPVSFMKLYDASTDAVKQGGTRRGANMGILRVDHPDVLEFITCKEDLTQVTNFNISVAVTEKFMQALQAGTSYDLVEPSSGRVVAQLDARTVWDKMVLGAWRTGEPGVFFIDEANRYNPVPHLGAYEATNPCGEQPLLPYDVCNLGSVNVGWYVTDGVVDWDAMARDIRTSTHFLDNIIDVNKYPLPEIDALSKRIRRIGLGVMGFADLLVRMGIPYDTPEGVEMGRRVMEFLDVEGKKESERLANERGPFPEWARSIWGPDETCARDASGARIRPMQLLRNCNVTTVAPTGTISIIAGCSSGLEPLFAVAFMRNQAGVMMPDVNEDFVAVAQREGWYSDALMERIAKTGSVKQSEIPERWQRVFVTANEITPEWHVRMQAAFQQHCDSAISKTTNFAHTATVDDVRAIYELAYELNCKGVTVYRDGSRDNQVLSTGATEQAKKEREKGGAPAAASVAAPGAGELPALKRQVGELTGTIAELEAELERTKKSLYDAEAENLQRRAKRARPDKLRSTSMRKETPLGTMFVHISEDDRGQPFDVFINLGKAGGSAMADAEALGRMISLALRSGIPLMEIHRQLRGISSDRAVGLGPNKVLSVPDAVGLALEEWWRDKQGVQQELLAPTLPMQTPVASIPVVPAPVANGGAEAQAQLGLQAYDPGESFMGTCPDCGSQLEFAEGCVKCHVCGFSECG from the coding sequence ATGCCGCTGAGCACCACGCCGCCCGCCATCCCCGCGCAACTCAGCCAGAACGCGCGGACCGTTCTCGCGAAGCGCTACCTCGTGAAGGACGCCGCCGGCAAGCCGACGGAGACGCCGGAGGACATGTTCTGGAGGGTGGCGACGGTGGTCGCCGAAGCGGACCGCCGCTACGGCGCGAGCGATGCCCAGGTGCAGGCGCTGGCCGAAGAGTTCTACGCGCTCATGACGCAGCGTCGCTTCGTGCCGAACTCGCCGACGCTCATGAACGCCGGCCGCCCGCTCGGCCAGCTCTCTGCGTGCTTCGTGCTGCCCGTCGACGACGCGCTGTCCAACGGGCAGAACGGCATCTATGACACGCTCCGCTCGATGGCGCTCATCCACCAGAGCGGCGGCGGCACCGGCTTCTCGTTCAGCCGCCTCCGGCAGAAGGGAAGCATGGTGCGCTCGACGACCGGCGTCGCGAGCGGCCCCGTGTCGTTCATGAAGCTCTACGACGCGAGCACGGACGCGGTGAAGCAGGGCGGCACGCGGCGCGGCGCGAACATGGGCATCCTGCGCGTCGACCATCCCGACGTGCTCGAGTTCATCACCTGCAAGGAAGACCTCACGCAGGTGACGAACTTCAACATCTCGGTGGCCGTCACCGAGAAGTTCATGCAGGCGCTGCAGGCGGGCACGAGCTACGACCTCGTCGAGCCGTCGAGCGGCCGCGTCGTCGCGCAGCTCGACGCGCGCACGGTGTGGGACAAGATGGTGCTCGGCGCGTGGCGCACCGGCGAGCCGGGCGTGTTCTTCATCGACGAGGCGAACCGGTACAACCCGGTGCCGCACCTCGGCGCGTACGAGGCGACGAACCCGTGCGGCGAACAGCCGCTGCTGCCGTACGACGTCTGCAACCTCGGCTCGGTGAACGTCGGCTGGTACGTGACGGACGGCGTCGTCGACTGGGATGCGATGGCGCGCGACATCCGCACGTCGACGCACTTCCTCGACAACATCATCGACGTCAACAAGTACCCGCTGCCGGAGATCGACGCGCTGTCCAAGCGCATCCGCCGCATCGGGCTCGGCGTCATGGGCTTCGCGGATCTGCTCGTGCGCATGGGCATCCCGTACGACACGCCCGAGGGCGTGGAGATGGGCCGCCGCGTGATGGAGTTCCTCGACGTCGAGGGGAAGAAGGAGAGCGAGCGCCTCGCGAACGAGCGCGGGCCGTTCCCGGAGTGGGCGCGTTCCATCTGGGGCCCGGACGAGACGTGCGCGCGTGACGCGAGCGGTGCGCGCATCCGCCCGATGCAGCTCCTCCGCAACTGCAACGTCACGACGGTCGCGCCCACGGGCACGATCTCCATCATCGCCGGCTGCTCGTCGGGGCTCGAGCCGCTGTTCGCGGTCGCGTTCATGCGCAACCAGGCGGGCGTCATGATGCCCGACGTGAACGAGGACTTCGTCGCCGTCGCCCAGCGCGAGGGATGGTACTCCGACGCGCTCATGGAGCGCATCGCGAAGACCGGCTCGGTGAAGCAGTCCGAGATCCCGGAGCGGTGGCAGCGCGTGTTCGTCACCGCGAACGAGATCACCCCCGAGTGGCACGTGCGCATGCAGGCCGCCTTCCAGCAGCACTGCGACTCGGCGATCTCCAAGACGACGAACTTCGCCCACACGGCGACCGTCGACGACGTGCGCGCGATCTACGAGCTCGCGTACGAGTTGAACTGCAAGGGCGTCACCGTCTACCGCGACGGGTCGCGCGACAACCAGGTGCTGTCCACCGGCGCCACCGAGCAGGCGAAGAAGGAGCGCGAGAAGGGCGGGGCGCCCGCCGCGGCTTCCGTCGCCGCACCGGGCGCGGGCGAGCTGCCGGCGCTGAAGCGGCAGGTCGGTGAGCTCACCGGCACGATCGCCGAGCTCGAGGCGGAGCTCGAGCGCACGAAGAAGAGCCTCTACGACGCCGAGGCGGAGAACCTGCAGCGCCGCGCGAAGCGTGCGCGCCCCGACAAGCTCCGCTCGACGTCGATGCGCAAGGAGACGCCGTTAGGCACGATGTTCGTCCACATCTCGGAGGACGACCGCGGCCAGCCGTTCGACGTCTTCATCAACCTCGGCAAGGCCGGCGGCTCCGCGATGGCGGACGCCGAGGCGTTGGGCCGCATGATCTCGCTCGCGCTGCGCAGCGGCATCCCGCTCATGGAGATCCACCGCCAGCTCCGCGGCATCAGCTCCGACCGTGCCGTGGGCCTCGGCCCGAACAAGGTGCTCTCCGTGCCCGACGCCGTCGGCCTCGCGCTCGAGGAGTGGTGGCGCGACAAGCAGGGCGTGCAGCAGGAGCTGCTCGCGCCGACGCTCCCGATGCAGACGCCCGTCGCGTCGATCCCGGTGGTGCCCGCTCCGGTGGCGAACGGTGGCGCGGAAGCGCAGGCCCAGCTCGGGCTGCAGGCGTACGATCCCGGCGAGTCGTTCATGGGCACGTGCCCCGACTGCGGCAGCCAGCTCGAGTTCGCGGAAGGGTGCGTGAAGTGCCACGTGTGCGGGTTCAGCGAGTGCGGCTGA